A window of the Xenopus laevis strain J_2021 chromosome 9_10L, Xenopus_laevis_v10.1, whole genome shotgun sequence genome harbors these coding sequences:
- the tpx2.L gene encoding targeting protein for Xklp2-A isoform X2, with protein MEDTQDTYSYDAPSIFNFSSFHEDHNADSWFDQVTNAENIPPDQRRLSETSVNTEQNSKVEPVQTTPSKDDVSNSATHVCDVKSQSKRSSRRMSKKHRQKLLVKMKDTHLEKETAPPEYPPCKKLKGSSSKGRHAPVIKSQSTSSHHSMTSPKPKAQLTMPSTPTVLKRRNVLVKAKNSEEQELEKMQELQKEMLENLKKNEHSMKVAITGAGQPVKTFIPVTKPVDFHFKTDDRLKRTANQPEGDGYKAVDFASELRKHPPSPVQVTKGGHTVPKPFNLSKGKRKHEEASDYVSTAEQVIAFYKRTPARYHLRSRQREMEGPSPVKMIKTKLTNPKTPLLQTKGRHRPVTCKSAAELEAEELEMINQYKFKAQELDTRILEGGPVLLKKPLVKEPTKAIGFDLEIEKRIQQREKKEEIEEETFTFHSRPCPSKMLTDVVGVPLKKLLPVTVPQSPAFALKNRVRIPAQEEKQEEMVPVIKATRMPHYGVPFKPKLVEQRQVDVCPFSFCDRDKERQLQKEKRLDELRKDEVPKFKAQPLPQFDNIRLPEKKVKMPTQQEPFDLEIEKRGASKLQRWQQQIQEELKQQKEMVVFKARPNTVVHQEPFVPKKENRSLTVQEGFELATAKRAKERQEFDKCLAETEAQKSLLEEEIRKRREEEEKEEISQLRQELVHKAKPIRKYRAVEVKASDVPLTVPRSPNFSDRFKC; from the exons ATGGAAGATACACAGGACACCTACAGCTACGACGCCCCTTCTATTTTCAACTTTAGCTCATTTCATGAGGATCACAACGCTGACTCCTGGTTCG ACCAAGTGaccaatgcagaaaatattccccCTGACCAGAGACGGCTCTCTGAGACTTCTGTGAATACTG AGCAAAATTCAAAGGTGGAACCAGTACAGACCACCCCTTCAAAGGATGATGTCTCCAATAGTGCTACACATGTTTGTGATGTGAAATCTCAGTCAAAGAG GTCATCCAGGCGGATGTCTAAGAAGCATCGGCAGAAGCTTCTCGTAAAAATGAAAGACACACACCTGGAAAAAGAGACTGCACCACCGGAATACCCACCGtgcaaaaaattaaaggg GTCCAGTTCTAAAGGCAGACATGCTCCAGTAATCAAGAGCCAATCCACAAGCAGCCATCACAGCATGACCTCTCCAAAACCGAAAGCCCAACTGACCATGCCCTCAACTCCAACCGTACTGAA GAGAAGGAATGTGCTTGTAAAGGCTAAAAACTCAGAAGAACAGGAGCTTGAGAAAATGCAAGAACTTCAGAAGGAAATGCTAGAGAATCTCAAGAAAAATGAGCATTCCATGAAAGTTGCCATAACTGGAGCAG GTCAACCAGTGAAGACCTTCATTCCAGTTACAAAACCAGTGGATTTTCACTTTAAAACGGACGACCGTCTCAAGCGCACTGCCAATCAGCCAGAGGGGGATGGCTATAAAGCGGTGGACTTTGCTTCGGAGCTAAGAAAACACCCACCATCACCA GTTCAAGTTACCAAAGGAGGGCACACTGTTCCGAAACCCTTCAACCTGTCCAAGGGCAAACGTAAGCATGAGGAGGCTTCAGATTACGTCTCCACTGCTGAGCAGGTTATTGCCTTCTACAAAAGAACTCCAGCACGTTATCACCTGCGCAGCCGCCAGAGGGAGATGGAGG GACCCTCCCCAGTGAAGATGATCAAAACAAAACTGACCAACCCAAAGACCCCACTGCTCCAAACCAAAGGGCGTCATCGGCCAGTCACGTGTAAAAGTGCTGCAGAGCTGGAAGCTGAGGAACTGGAGATGATAAATCA GTACAAGTTTAAGGCTCAGGAACTGGACACTAGAATCCTGGAAGGGGGTCCAGTCCTCCTTAAGAAGCCCCTTGTTAAGGAACCCACTAAAGCCATTGGTTTTGACTTGGAAATAGAGAAGAGAATCCAACAGcgggagaagaaagaagaaattgAAGAAGAGACTTTCACTTTCCACTCTAGACCTTGCCCTTCCAAAATGCTGACCGATGTGGTG GGTGTCCCGCTGAAGAAGCTGCTCCCAGTGACAGTGCCTCAGTCTCCTGCTTTTGCTCTGAAGAACAGAGTACGCATTCCGGCCCAGGAAGAGAAG CAGGAAGAGATGGTGCCAGTTATCAAAGCCACTCGTATGCCACACTATGGGGTCCCATTCAAGCCCAAGCTCGTAGAACAGCGACAAGTGGACGTTTGTCCCTTTTCCTTTTGTGACAGAGACAAGGAGCGACAACTGCAGAAAGAGAAGCGATTGGATGAACTGCGCAAAGATGAG GTCCCTAAATTCAAGGCTCAGCCGCTACCACAGTTCGATAACATCCGTCTTCCTGAAAAGAAGGTGAAGATGCCGACCCAGCAGGAGCCATTTGACCTCGAGATTGAGAAACGCGGAGCCTCCAAATTGCAGCGGTGGCAGCAGCAG ATCCAAGAGGagctgaagcagcaaaaagaaatGGTTGTGTTCAAGGCACGGCCCAACACTGTTGTCCACCAAGAACCCTTTGTTCCCAAGAAGGAAAATAGGAGTCTTACAG TTCAAGAAGGCTTTGAGCTGGCTACAGCAAAACGGGCCAAAGAGCGCCAGGAGTTTGACAAGTGCTTGGCAGAGACGGAAGCTCAGAAGAGCCTTTTGGAAGAGGAGATTCGAAAGCGACGGGAAGAGGAGGAAAAGGAAGAGATCAGTCAGCTGAGGCAAGAGCTG GTGCACAAGGCCAAGCCTATCAGGAAGTACAGAGCTGTGGAAGTTAAAGCCAGTGACGTCCCACTTACCGTCCCCAGATCCCCCAACTTCTCGGACAGGTTTAAGTGTTGA
- the tpx2.L gene encoding targeting protein for Xklp2-A: protein MEDTQDTYSYDAPSIFNFSSFHEDHNADSWFDQVTNAENIPPDQRRLSETSVNTEQNSKVEPVQTTPSKDDVSNSATHVCDVKSQSKRSSRRMSKKHRQKLLVKMKDTHLEKETAPPEYPPCKKLKGSSSKGRHAPVIKSQSTSSHHSMTSPKPKAQLTMPSTPTVLKRRNVLVKAKNSEEQELEKMQELQKEMLENLKKNEHSMKVAITGAGQPVKTFIPVTKPVDFHFKTDDRLKRTANQPEGDGYKAVDFASELRKHPPSPVQVTKGGHTVPKPFNLSKGKRKHEEASDYVSTAEQVIAFYKRTPARYHLRSRQREMEGPSPVKMIKTKLTNPKTPLLQTKGRHRPVTCKSAAELEAEELEMINQYKFKAQELDTRILEGGPVLLKKPLVKEPTKAIGFDLEIEKRIQQREKKEEIEEETFTFHSRPCPSKMLTDVVGVPLKKLLPVTVPQSPAFALKNRVRIPAQEEKQEEMVPVIKATRMPHYGVPFKPKLVEQRQVDVCPFSFCDRDKERQLQKEKRLDELRKDEVPKFKAQPLPQFDNIRLPEKKVKMPTQQEPFDLEIEKRGASKLQRWQQQIQEELKQQKEMVVFKARPNTVVHQEPFVPKKENRSLTESLSGSIVQEGFELATAKRAKERQEFDKCLAETEAQKSLLEEEIRKRREEEEKEEISQLRQELVHKAKPIRKYRAVEVKASDVPLTVPRSPNFSDRFKC from the exons ATGGAAGATACACAGGACACCTACAGCTACGACGCCCCTTCTATTTTCAACTTTAGCTCATTTCATGAGGATCACAACGCTGACTCCTGGTTCG ACCAAGTGaccaatgcagaaaatattccccCTGACCAGAGACGGCTCTCTGAGACTTCTGTGAATACTG AGCAAAATTCAAAGGTGGAACCAGTACAGACCACCCCTTCAAAGGATGATGTCTCCAATAGTGCTACACATGTTTGTGATGTGAAATCTCAGTCAAAGAG GTCATCCAGGCGGATGTCTAAGAAGCATCGGCAGAAGCTTCTCGTAAAAATGAAAGACACACACCTGGAAAAAGAGACTGCACCACCGGAATACCCACCGtgcaaaaaattaaaggg GTCCAGTTCTAAAGGCAGACATGCTCCAGTAATCAAGAGCCAATCCACAAGCAGCCATCACAGCATGACCTCTCCAAAACCGAAAGCCCAACTGACCATGCCCTCAACTCCAACCGTACTGAA GAGAAGGAATGTGCTTGTAAAGGCTAAAAACTCAGAAGAACAGGAGCTTGAGAAAATGCAAGAACTTCAGAAGGAAATGCTAGAGAATCTCAAGAAAAATGAGCATTCCATGAAAGTTGCCATAACTGGAGCAG GTCAACCAGTGAAGACCTTCATTCCAGTTACAAAACCAGTGGATTTTCACTTTAAAACGGACGACCGTCTCAAGCGCACTGCCAATCAGCCAGAGGGGGATGGCTATAAAGCGGTGGACTTTGCTTCGGAGCTAAGAAAACACCCACCATCACCA GTTCAAGTTACCAAAGGAGGGCACACTGTTCCGAAACCCTTCAACCTGTCCAAGGGCAAACGTAAGCATGAGGAGGCTTCAGATTACGTCTCCACTGCTGAGCAGGTTATTGCCTTCTACAAAAGAACTCCAGCACGTTATCACCTGCGCAGCCGCCAGAGGGAGATGGAGG GACCCTCCCCAGTGAAGATGATCAAAACAAAACTGACCAACCCAAAGACCCCACTGCTCCAAACCAAAGGGCGTCATCGGCCAGTCACGTGTAAAAGTGCTGCAGAGCTGGAAGCTGAGGAACTGGAGATGATAAATCA GTACAAGTTTAAGGCTCAGGAACTGGACACTAGAATCCTGGAAGGGGGTCCAGTCCTCCTTAAGAAGCCCCTTGTTAAGGAACCCACTAAAGCCATTGGTTTTGACTTGGAAATAGAGAAGAGAATCCAACAGcgggagaagaaagaagaaattgAAGAAGAGACTTTCACTTTCCACTCTAGACCTTGCCCTTCCAAAATGCTGACCGATGTGGTG GGTGTCCCGCTGAAGAAGCTGCTCCCAGTGACAGTGCCTCAGTCTCCTGCTTTTGCTCTGAAGAACAGAGTACGCATTCCGGCCCAGGAAGAGAAG CAGGAAGAGATGGTGCCAGTTATCAAAGCCACTCGTATGCCACACTATGGGGTCCCATTCAAGCCCAAGCTCGTAGAACAGCGACAAGTGGACGTTTGTCCCTTTTCCTTTTGTGACAGAGACAAGGAGCGACAACTGCAGAAAGAGAAGCGATTGGATGAACTGCGCAAAGATGAG GTCCCTAAATTCAAGGCTCAGCCGCTACCACAGTTCGATAACATCCGTCTTCCTGAAAAGAAGGTGAAGATGCCGACCCAGCAGGAGCCATTTGACCTCGAGATTGAGAAACGCGGAGCCTCCAAATTGCAGCGGTGGCAGCAGCAG ATCCAAGAGGagctgaagcagcaaaaagaaatGGTTGTGTTCAAGGCACGGCCCAACACTGTTGTCCACCAAGAACCCTTTGTTCCCAAGAAGGAAAATAGGAGTCTTACAG AGAGCCTTTCTGGTTCCATAGTTCAAGAAGGCTTTGAGCTGGCTACAGCAAAACGGGCCAAAGAGCGCCAGGAGTTTGACAAGTGCTTGGCAGAGACGGAAGCTCAGAAGAGCCTTTTGGAAGAGGAGATTCGAAAGCGACGGGAAGAGGAGGAAAAGGAAGAGATCAGTCAGCTGAGGCAAGAGCTG GTGCACAAGGCCAAGCCTATCAGGAAGTACAGAGCTGTGGAAGTTAAAGCCAGTGACGTCCCACTTACCGTCCCCAGATCCCCCAACTTCTCGGACAGGTTTAAGTGTTGA
- the tpx2.L gene encoding targeting protein for Xklp2-A isoform X1, whose product MEDTQDTYSYDAPSIFNFSSFHEDHNADSWFDQVTNAENIPPDQRRLSETSVNTEQNSKVEPVQTTPSKDDVSNSATHVCDVKSQSKRSSRRMSKKHRQKLLVKMKDTHLEKETAPPEYPPCKKLKGSSSKGRHAPVIKSQSTSSHHSMTSPKPKAQLTMPSTPTVLKRRNVLVKAKNSEEQELEKMQELQKEMLENLKKNEHSMKVAITGAGQPVKTFIPVTKPVDFHFKTDDRLKRTANQPEGDGYKAVDFASELRKHPPSPVQVTKGGHTVPKPFNLSKGKRKHEEASDYVSTAEQVIAFYKRTPARYHLRSRQREMEGPSPVKMIKTKLTNPKTPLLQTKGRHRPVTCKSAAELEAEELEMINQYKFKAQELDTRILEGGPVLLKKPLVKEPTKAIGFDLEIEKRIQQREKKEEIEEETFTFHSRPCPSKMLTDVVGVPLKKLLPVTVPQSPAFALKNRVRIPAQEEKEEMVPVIKATRMPHYGVPFKPKLVEQRQVDVCPFSFCDRDKERQLQKEKRLDELRKDEVPKFKAQPLPQFDNIRLPEKKVKMPTQQEPFDLEIEKRGASKLQRWQQQIQEELKQQKEMVVFKARPNTVVHQEPFVPKKENRSLTESLSGSIVQEGFELATAKRAKERQEFDKCLAETEAQKSLLEEEIRKRREEEEKEEISQLRQELVHKAKPIRKYRAVEVKASDVPLTVPRSPNFSDRFKC is encoded by the exons ATGGAAGATACACAGGACACCTACAGCTACGACGCCCCTTCTATTTTCAACTTTAGCTCATTTCATGAGGATCACAACGCTGACTCCTGGTTCG ACCAAGTGaccaatgcagaaaatattccccCTGACCAGAGACGGCTCTCTGAGACTTCTGTGAATACTG AGCAAAATTCAAAGGTGGAACCAGTACAGACCACCCCTTCAAAGGATGATGTCTCCAATAGTGCTACACATGTTTGTGATGTGAAATCTCAGTCAAAGAG GTCATCCAGGCGGATGTCTAAGAAGCATCGGCAGAAGCTTCTCGTAAAAATGAAAGACACACACCTGGAAAAAGAGACTGCACCACCGGAATACCCACCGtgcaaaaaattaaaggg GTCCAGTTCTAAAGGCAGACATGCTCCAGTAATCAAGAGCCAATCCACAAGCAGCCATCACAGCATGACCTCTCCAAAACCGAAAGCCCAACTGACCATGCCCTCAACTCCAACCGTACTGAA GAGAAGGAATGTGCTTGTAAAGGCTAAAAACTCAGAAGAACAGGAGCTTGAGAAAATGCAAGAACTTCAGAAGGAAATGCTAGAGAATCTCAAGAAAAATGAGCATTCCATGAAAGTTGCCATAACTGGAGCAG GTCAACCAGTGAAGACCTTCATTCCAGTTACAAAACCAGTGGATTTTCACTTTAAAACGGACGACCGTCTCAAGCGCACTGCCAATCAGCCAGAGGGGGATGGCTATAAAGCGGTGGACTTTGCTTCGGAGCTAAGAAAACACCCACCATCACCA GTTCAAGTTACCAAAGGAGGGCACACTGTTCCGAAACCCTTCAACCTGTCCAAGGGCAAACGTAAGCATGAGGAGGCTTCAGATTACGTCTCCACTGCTGAGCAGGTTATTGCCTTCTACAAAAGAACTCCAGCACGTTATCACCTGCGCAGCCGCCAGAGGGAGATGGAGG GACCCTCCCCAGTGAAGATGATCAAAACAAAACTGACCAACCCAAAGACCCCACTGCTCCAAACCAAAGGGCGTCATCGGCCAGTCACGTGTAAAAGTGCTGCAGAGCTGGAAGCTGAGGAACTGGAGATGATAAATCA GTACAAGTTTAAGGCTCAGGAACTGGACACTAGAATCCTGGAAGGGGGTCCAGTCCTCCTTAAGAAGCCCCTTGTTAAGGAACCCACTAAAGCCATTGGTTTTGACTTGGAAATAGAGAAGAGAATCCAACAGcgggagaagaaagaagaaattgAAGAAGAGACTTTCACTTTCCACTCTAGACCTTGCCCTTCCAAAATGCTGACCGATGTGGTG GGTGTCCCGCTGAAGAAGCTGCTCCCAGTGACAGTGCCTCAGTCTCCTGCTTTTGCTCTGAAGAACAGAGTACGCATTCCGGCCCAGGAAGAGAAG GAAGAGATGGTGCCAGTTATCAAAGCCACTCGTATGCCACACTATGGGGTCCCATTCAAGCCCAAGCTCGTAGAACAGCGACAAGTGGACGTTTGTCCCTTTTCCTTTTGTGACAGAGACAAGGAGCGACAACTGCAGAAAGAGAAGCGATTGGATGAACTGCGCAAAGATGAG GTCCCTAAATTCAAGGCTCAGCCGCTACCACAGTTCGATAACATCCGTCTTCCTGAAAAGAAGGTGAAGATGCCGACCCAGCAGGAGCCATTTGACCTCGAGATTGAGAAACGCGGAGCCTCCAAATTGCAGCGGTGGCAGCAGCAG ATCCAAGAGGagctgaagcagcaaaaagaaatGGTTGTGTTCAAGGCACGGCCCAACACTGTTGTCCACCAAGAACCCTTTGTTCCCAAGAAGGAAAATAGGAGTCTTACAG AGAGCCTTTCTGGTTCCATAGTTCAAGAAGGCTTTGAGCTGGCTACAGCAAAACGGGCCAAAGAGCGCCAGGAGTTTGACAAGTGCTTGGCAGAGACGGAAGCTCAGAAGAGCCTTTTGGAAGAGGAGATTCGAAAGCGACGGGAAGAGGAGGAAAAGGAAGAGATCAGTCAGCTGAGGCAAGAGCTG GTGCACAAGGCCAAGCCTATCAGGAAGTACAGAGCTGTGGAAGTTAAAGCCAGTGACGTCCCACTTACCGTCCCCAGATCCCCCAACTTCTCGGACAGGTTTAAGTGTTGA
- the tpx2.L gene encoding targeting protein for Xklp2-A isoform X3 — protein sequence MEDTQDTYSYDAPSIFNFSSFHEDHNADSWFDQVTNAENIPPDQRRLSETSVNTEQNSKVEPVQTTPSKDDVSNSATHVCDVKSQSKRSSRRMSKKHRQKLLVKMKDTHLEKETAPPEYPPCKKLKGSSSKGRHAPVIKSQSTSSHHSMTSPKPKAQLTMPSTPTVLKRRNVLVKAKNSEEQELEKMQELQKEMLENLKKNEHSMKVAITGAGQPVKTFIPVTKPVDFHFKTDDRLKRTANQPEGDGYKAVDFASELRKHPPSPVQVTKGGHTVPKPFNLSKGKRKHEEASDYVSTAEQVIAFYKRTPARYHLRSRQREMEGPSPVKMIKTKLTNPKTPLLQTKGRHRPVTCKSAAELEAEELEMINQYKFKAQELDTRILEGGPVLLKKPLVKEPTKAIGFDLEIEKRIQQREKKEEIEEETFTFHSRPCPSKMLTDVVGVPLKKLLPVTVPQSPAFALKNRVRIPAQEEKEEMVPVIKATRMPHYGVPFKPKLVEQRQVDVCPFSFCDRDKERQLQKEKRLDELRKDEVPKFKAQPLPQFDNIRLPEKKVKMPTQQEPFDLEIEKRGASKLQRWQQQIQEELKQQKEMVVFKARPNTVVHQEPFVPKKENRSLTVQEGFELATAKRAKERQEFDKCLAETEAQKSLLEEEIRKRREEEEKEEISQLRQELVHKAKPIRKYRAVEVKASDVPLTVPRSPNFSDRFKC from the exons ATGGAAGATACACAGGACACCTACAGCTACGACGCCCCTTCTATTTTCAACTTTAGCTCATTTCATGAGGATCACAACGCTGACTCCTGGTTCG ACCAAGTGaccaatgcagaaaatattccccCTGACCAGAGACGGCTCTCTGAGACTTCTGTGAATACTG AGCAAAATTCAAAGGTGGAACCAGTACAGACCACCCCTTCAAAGGATGATGTCTCCAATAGTGCTACACATGTTTGTGATGTGAAATCTCAGTCAAAGAG GTCATCCAGGCGGATGTCTAAGAAGCATCGGCAGAAGCTTCTCGTAAAAATGAAAGACACACACCTGGAAAAAGAGACTGCACCACCGGAATACCCACCGtgcaaaaaattaaaggg GTCCAGTTCTAAAGGCAGACATGCTCCAGTAATCAAGAGCCAATCCACAAGCAGCCATCACAGCATGACCTCTCCAAAACCGAAAGCCCAACTGACCATGCCCTCAACTCCAACCGTACTGAA GAGAAGGAATGTGCTTGTAAAGGCTAAAAACTCAGAAGAACAGGAGCTTGAGAAAATGCAAGAACTTCAGAAGGAAATGCTAGAGAATCTCAAGAAAAATGAGCATTCCATGAAAGTTGCCATAACTGGAGCAG GTCAACCAGTGAAGACCTTCATTCCAGTTACAAAACCAGTGGATTTTCACTTTAAAACGGACGACCGTCTCAAGCGCACTGCCAATCAGCCAGAGGGGGATGGCTATAAAGCGGTGGACTTTGCTTCGGAGCTAAGAAAACACCCACCATCACCA GTTCAAGTTACCAAAGGAGGGCACACTGTTCCGAAACCCTTCAACCTGTCCAAGGGCAAACGTAAGCATGAGGAGGCTTCAGATTACGTCTCCACTGCTGAGCAGGTTATTGCCTTCTACAAAAGAACTCCAGCACGTTATCACCTGCGCAGCCGCCAGAGGGAGATGGAGG GACCCTCCCCAGTGAAGATGATCAAAACAAAACTGACCAACCCAAAGACCCCACTGCTCCAAACCAAAGGGCGTCATCGGCCAGTCACGTGTAAAAGTGCTGCAGAGCTGGAAGCTGAGGAACTGGAGATGATAAATCA GTACAAGTTTAAGGCTCAGGAACTGGACACTAGAATCCTGGAAGGGGGTCCAGTCCTCCTTAAGAAGCCCCTTGTTAAGGAACCCACTAAAGCCATTGGTTTTGACTTGGAAATAGAGAAGAGAATCCAACAGcgggagaagaaagaagaaattgAAGAAGAGACTTTCACTTTCCACTCTAGACCTTGCCCTTCCAAAATGCTGACCGATGTGGTG GGTGTCCCGCTGAAGAAGCTGCTCCCAGTGACAGTGCCTCAGTCTCCTGCTTTTGCTCTGAAGAACAGAGTACGCATTCCGGCCCAGGAAGAGAAG GAAGAGATGGTGCCAGTTATCAAAGCCACTCGTATGCCACACTATGGGGTCCCATTCAAGCCCAAGCTCGTAGAACAGCGACAAGTGGACGTTTGTCCCTTTTCCTTTTGTGACAGAGACAAGGAGCGACAACTGCAGAAAGAGAAGCGATTGGATGAACTGCGCAAAGATGAG GTCCCTAAATTCAAGGCTCAGCCGCTACCACAGTTCGATAACATCCGTCTTCCTGAAAAGAAGGTGAAGATGCCGACCCAGCAGGAGCCATTTGACCTCGAGATTGAGAAACGCGGAGCCTCCAAATTGCAGCGGTGGCAGCAGCAG ATCCAAGAGGagctgaagcagcaaaaagaaatGGTTGTGTTCAAGGCACGGCCCAACACTGTTGTCCACCAAGAACCCTTTGTTCCCAAGAAGGAAAATAGGAGTCTTACAG TTCAAGAAGGCTTTGAGCTGGCTACAGCAAAACGGGCCAAAGAGCGCCAGGAGTTTGACAAGTGCTTGGCAGAGACGGAAGCTCAGAAGAGCCTTTTGGAAGAGGAGATTCGAAAGCGACGGGAAGAGGAGGAAAAGGAAGAGATCAGTCAGCTGAGGCAAGAGCTG GTGCACAAGGCCAAGCCTATCAGGAAGTACAGAGCTGTGGAAGTTAAAGCCAGTGACGTCCCACTTACCGTCCCCAGATCCCCCAACTTCTCGGACAGGTTTAAGTGTTGA